A window of Streptomyces sp. NBC_01241 genomic DNA:
ACGAACAGGCCCGGATCCGCCGGTTCGCCGACGTCGGGCCGCGCCCCGAGGCCGGACACTAGGGGATGTCCGGTCGATCATGGCCTTCGTATCTGGGGACCGCCCGGACGAGCCGTAGGGGAGCGGCGCAGGGTCGGGCGGTTCTGCTCGGCGGTCAGGCGGGAACGCCGGCCCTGTCCAGGACCGCGGCCATCTCGTCCTCGGGGAGCGCAGGGTTGGCACCCGCGCTGGAGGCCAGTTCAGGGACATGAAGCGCCTCGCGGAGCCGGTGGAGCGGGAGGCGCGGGTCGCCGGCCGCCGCCTGGCGTGTCCAGACCGCGGGGTCATGGCTGAGCCGTTCGATCAGCGTGGGTGTGGCGGCCGGGTCCCGGACGGCCAGCCGACGGTAGTTGCCGTCCGGGTGGTCCGCGTAGCGCGCGGCGAGACCCTCGCGGGGGAAGCGGGGGTGCGTCTCCGCCATCCAGGCGGAGAACGTGCCACCGAGCCGCGCGTACACACGCATCAGGACCTCCTCCGGGGTGTCGGGGTGGTACATGCCCAAGAGGTCTTCCACCAGCGGGTCCTCGGTGCGTGCGAGCAGGCGCATGAGGTCGGGCGGCAGGTGGGGGCTCTGGGCGACGGTGCGCCGGAGCAGCGGGTGGGCGGAGGTCGCGGCCCGTCGCAGCACCTCGGGGTCGGCGAGCCCGTCCCGTACCCACTCCACGTCCCCCCTGGCGAAGGCCTCCACTGTGAAGTCGATCGACATGCGTCGTGTCTCGTCCAGTTCCGGCCTCAGGGAGACCGCGAGCCGTACGGCCTCGTCGGGGTCGACAGCGAGCCGCTCCACGAGGTCGATGGGCAGCGACGGGTTCTCGGCGAGGGCGGCCAGGTGCGTCCGCTCGGCGACGCACCGTTCGGCGTCGGCGCGGTGGAAGAGCCCACGGCGCCGCACCTCGGCGGCGGACTTCGGATCGCGGAGGAGTTCGGCGGTGACGCGTGCGTCCCGTCGGCACTTCCCCAGCGCGGCGGTCCGTCGCACCTCGGGGTCGGGGTCGGCAAGCAGCGCCAACCGCTCGCCCGGCGGCAGCTTCTCCCATGCGCGCGCCGCGCTCCGGCGCGCTGCCGGATCGCGGTGCGTGGCCAGCGAGGCCACGAACGACGGCACCAGATGGGGCGAGTCCAGCAGGGCCGTCCGTACGGAAAGGTCGGGGTCGTCGAGCAGGCGGGCGCACACGTCGTCCGGCAGCGGCGCGACCGTTGTACGCGGGTCGCGCCACTCGGGTCCGTACGCGAGAGCGGCCCGCACCTTGGGGGAAGGGTCGTCCGCGAGCCGGGCCCGCTGCGCGGGCTCTGCCCTGGTGCTCATCGCGAAGTCGATCCGAGCGCCAGGGTTCGGGTGAGCCAGGATCACCGCGACGGCTGGCTCGGGAAGTCCAGCCCGCTGGAGGGCGTGACGGGGCGGGCCGTCACCGCCGCCGTCGAAGGCGAGCAAGCGCAGCAGCAACGGTGTCGGCAGCGCCGGGTTGCGGGCGACTCCGTCCAGCGCGGACGCGTGGAACGCGACCATGATTTCCCTACCCCTGTGTCTCCGTCGGCTGGTC
This region includes:
- a CDS encoding Mucin-2; amino-acid sequence: MVAFHASALDGVARNPALPTPLLLRLLAFDGGGDGPPRHALQRAGLPEPAVAVILAHPNPGARIDFAMSTRAEPAQRARLADDPSPKVRAALAYGPEWRDPRTTVAPLPDDVCARLLDDPDLSVRTALLDSPHLVPSFVASLATHRDPAARRSAARAWEKLPPGERLALLADPDPEVRRTAALGKCRRDARVTAELLRDPKSAAEVRRRGLFHRADAERCVAERTHLAALAENPSLPIDLVERLAVDPDEAVRLAVSLRPELDETRRMSIDFTVEAFARGDVEWVRDGLADPEVLRRAATSAHPLLRRTVAQSPHLPPDLMRLLARTEDPLVEDLLGMYHPDTPEEVLMRVYARLGGTFSAWMAETHPRFPREGLAARYADHPDGNYRRLAVRDPAATPTLIERLSHDPAVWTRQAAAGDPRLPLHRLREALHVPELASSAGANPALPEDEMAAVLDRAGVPA